From the Spirochaetota bacterium genome, the window CGTCAACGCCGGATGCAAGTATCGACGTGAGGTCACGCTCGATATCATTGGGGTTTTCCTTCCAGCGCATCGGTGCTGTCGGGGCGATGACCTTTTTCCATGGGCCGGCATAATCGTAGAACATGCAGAAGAGATGATCGCTCGCCGCGGCAAGCCGCGTATAATCCCATTCGCCCCGGGAGCGGGTGTTCACCGCTATCGCAAAAGTGCGCTTCTCGGAACGCATCCGTGCGCCGAGCGCTTCCGCAAATTCGACATGCGAGGCCGTATCGGCTTTCGTTATCTCTTCGATGTCTAGGAGAATACCGTCGAAGCGATACGATGACACCGCGTTCATGACGGCATCGACCGCTGCGGTCCGCGCTGACATATCGGCGAGGAATTTCGCCGGCTTGAAATTGCGCATGATGGGCATGAGAAGCACATTGTTCGATGTACACAGCGCCCGATAACCGTCATACGGCGGGGCACAGCCTTCGCGCGGACGCACATCGCCCGTGTCCGTAATATCGAACCACATGGGCATGAGCATGTCGATGCGGCTGATATTCAACACGNNNNNNNNNNTTCAACACGAGCGCTTCGGGAATGCGAGCGCCCCCGACAGCGGGGTGTACGCAAAGGGCGATACTTTGAACATCGGCACCGTACACGGCGCCGGCAAGCATCGTCGATATACCGATGATGAAGAACAAGCGTTTCATACAGGCAGTATAATCGCTTCCCGGCAAGCGGTCAATGCGCAGGAGCGGCGCTTGATCAAGAAAACCACCCGCAAATCATGCGAATGGGGGCGAAAATAACACTATTGTTGACGATGCCGCCCACGCGGGATATACTGTCTCCGTGGCACTACAGGACAAAAGCAGTGCGCGTCGCCCGTGGCGCATCGTATTCATTCTCTGTTCACGTTCCCCGGTCACGACCGCGTATCACGTTCGCTCGACGCTTCGTTTCGTATTTGGCGCCCAGGAGATCTGCGACGCTTCGTTATGCTCGTTCGATCTCATCCCGATCACGCTTGCCGACGATGCGGCGATCCGAACAGAGCTGCAGTCGCTGAAGCGTATGCAATTCGACGGAGCTATCGTGTTCGCCGACGACGGATATCGCCGTTTTTTCCCGAATCTCGTCCGGGCGGTCGGGGACAAACCCTGCGTGCGCGTGTATCATCCTTCGTTCTTCCCCGACGGCAATACCGTGATGAACGACTACTCCTCGATAATGGCCGATATTTTCTCCCTTGTAAAAAAACGCCGGCACCCTGCGCTCGGTTTTATCGGCGTTATGCCGGGTGAGCATGTGCCGTTGTGGTTCCGGCTCTATCGCGAAGGGATGGCGCAACACGGCATGCCGATCAATCCCTCGCATATCTATGGGGTCTCCCGCGAGAACGGCGTTCCTGTCGTTCCGAAACCGTATCGAGACCTCTTCAATGAAAATTCGGCCGCACTCGATCATGATCGGGCGAAGCGTCTTTGCACGTCCTATTATCGCGAGACCGCACATGCCTTCTGCTCTTCCTATCCAATGCCGGATGCGGTCATCGTCTCAAACCCGAATCTGGCACACTTCATTTCCGCCAGCACGAAAACGCACGGCACGATCGCGCCGGAGATAATATCGATGTCTCGGTATATCTTCGAGGCGTTCCCCACGGAACACATGGCGCATGTCGCCGACGATCACGAGGAGATGGGGCAACTGGCCGCGGCTGCGCTCATCGATATACTCGCCGGGAAAAGACCTCGTACCGGACAGCGCATACTTCTGAAAGCCGGCATCATTTCGTATCGCTCCGGTGCGGACAATGGACAGAATGACCCATTCCCCTCGATGGTGCGGGAATTCGTACTGCGCCACTATCGCCTGCCGAATATCGCCGAGCGGCTCGCATCGGCGCTCGCCCTCAACCGTGATTATCTCCGGAAAAAAGTACTGCGCGTTTCGGGACTCGTGTTGAATGACATGATACATGCGGAGCGGGTGAAACACGCGAAAAATATGCTCTCGTTCACTTCGATGCCCATCATCGACATCGCCTACGCGGTCGGCTACGATAGTCTGAGAACATTCAACAGAATATTCAGGCACGTCGCAGGGGCCGCCCCGCGTGATTTTCGGGCTGAGCGGCGTATCTGAAAATGGCGCATGGCGCGATATCCGCATTTGGCTTGATTTCCCGCCATTGTCACAGTATCATTCACCGGTAGAATATATTACGCACATGCCCGGAGGCTCACATGCATGCACTACGGCTGTTGGCTATTTTTTTCGCACTCTGCAGCACTCTCACGGCCTCCGAAATGACGATCACGCAGTGGGCGGTGTGGGGTCCCGGCTGGGGAAGAGCGGGATTTTCCGCGTTAAGTCCGGGAATGGAGAAAAGGATGAATCCTCACCCCGGCGACATCGGATATTCATGGGGTATCGACCGAAGCACTTTCTATGTATGGCGGTCGATCGAATGCACGGATGGTATGATCGATCTTTATTCCGAAAAGGTGTTGCCGTTTGCGCCGGCGATCAGCAATGATGCCGGCATCAAATGGGCCGGACAGACGGCGTATGCGAATTCCTATCTATTCGCTCCGGAAGACCGGAACGTCGAACTCATCGTGGAAGCATCGCAGACGGCCGATATATTTTTCAACGGAGATGTATTCGTCTGGAAAAGGTCGCCGGTGCCGGTTATGCTCAAGACAGGCTGGAATCGTTTACTGGTAAAAACGCTCAGCCCATCGTCTATCCGCGGCGGGCTTACGCCGGTGTTCCCCAAAGACGGTCAGCCGGGAAATTGGACGCTCCGCGTGCAGATACGAAGCACTGCCCCATCCGGCCTGGAAGGGATTCTCTCATCGTCATTCGATCCGTCGCGGGGGACGAACGCATCGTTCGCACGGTATGAGACATCGATCGTCGGACAGAACAATGAGCGGCCGCTGTTCGTTCGGAATAAACCGGTTTCGCTTTCTCTGCGAATAACCGCCGCAAGCGGCATCGCTTCGAACATTGCGGTCGGCGAGGGAAAACGATTCCGCGGTACGCCGTGGGTATATTCGCAGCCACTGCACCAGCAGCAGGATATGGCTCTCGAACGGTTGCAGTCGTCGGTTGCGCGGCGCATCTTCGTTCGATTCTATGACATCGACGGGCGAATGATGTTCGATAAAAATATCGCCGTGAGCTATGAGATACGCAGCAACGCAATGGAAGCCGTCATCCCTCTTTTTTCCGGAGTGCTTCCGACGGGGCATTACGCGCTTACGACCGATTTTCTGAACGCGGACGGATCGATACAGACGCGCGGCAACGAACATGCCGTCGCGGTGGTCTGGGGGCCGGTGAACACGAACGGCGATACCGCACCGCGCGTGCTCGGCGCCGTCGGGCACTGGCTTGCGGAATATAAGCCGGTGGATAACGGGCTCGAACGCCTGTCGTGGCTTTCCACCGTGGGCGTTCTCAGGCATCTGAAAGTATCGCAGGCGTGGAAAACGTGGGGGGTGACACACGACGGCATGGGAAACGCACACGTCGGCGAAGCCCCCGCCATCGATGCGCTCATCGCCCGTGCACGTAAACTCGGTATCCGTATATCGGGCGATCTTTCCTTCGGATACATCACGAGCGACCCCAAGCGAAGCGGACAGGACATGGCGCTGACCGAGGACGATGCGGATGCCGTTCAGCGCCGCGCTACAATGGAATCGGCGGCAAAGGGTATTGTGCTTCAGCCCTACGGCGCGGCGGCGCTTCCGCCGTACGGGACGCCGGAATTCGAGAAAACGCTTTACGCATACGCACACTCGCTCGTCTCGAAATACCGCGATCGTGTGCACACATGGGGCGGAGACAACGAGATCGATCTCCATGCGGGGTCCGCGACGCCGGCGATCGCAGCGGTCTATGCTCACGCATCACGAATACTCTACCGCGCAATGAAAGACGCCGATCCGAGTGCGCAATTCATCACCGCATCGCTGGTGCGGGACACGCCTTTCATCAGCAATCTTTTTCTGTTCGGTTACGGCGCCAACGCCGATCTCATCGACGTACACGCGCATCCGTACCGGTCGCCGCTGCTCAGCGATACGCTCATCGGCAATTCACCGAAAGAGGGCCAGGGCGCGATCGTCAATTACGCGCGGGGGGCGAACGATAAACCGGTGATATACGGCGAGTTTTCATCGCCCATCTCACATTCGGTCAACGGCGCCTTCGGTCAGGCAGAGGGCGTCGTCAAGCAGATCGCATGGGCGTTGAAACAGCCGAACATCCGTGCCATGCACTATCTCGTGCCGTATTCGGGAGAGGCATGCCTGGGGTTTTGCAACATCAATAATGATCCGCTTCCCGCGAACAACGCCGTAAATGTCGTAAGCCATCTTCTCGACGGCCGGCGAGTGCTTACCGATGTACCGGGTATCGGCGAAAAAGTTCAGCAGATACGAACCGACGGGGCGGATGGGCTGAACACGATCGCGTTATGGGTGGAGGAACCGGCAATGGAAATCGTTATCCCGTGTCGATCAGAAAGCATATCGATCATCGACATGTACGGCCGGGAGACTCGTCGAGCGGCAAACGGCGGATCCGTCCGGGTATCGATTTCGAGCACGCCGTTGTTCGTTCGGGGAATTTTTCAGTAGACCGCCGGTCACCGTAAACCGAATGAATGTATCGTTGCAATTTTATCCCGCTGCGGTATCTTACTAACTATCACCGCACAAGGATACTGCCATGGCGCTCATTCATTGTGACTTTTTCTCCGAATCGCTCGGCATCTCTTCATCGATGTACGTAATACTGCCCCAGACGACGCACGGCCAGATCGGCATGAAGGGTGTGGCGAAAAAAAAGATATTCCCCGTGCTCTATCTCCTTCACGGCATGTCCGATGATCACACGATATGGCTCCGCCGCACATCGATAGAACGCTACGTCGCACCGCTCTCGCTCGCGGTGGTCATGCCCGCGGCGAATCGGAGCTTTTACGTCGATCAGAAATACGGCTATAAATACGAAACATTCATCGCCGACGAACTGCCGCGCATCGTCTCATCGTTCTTTCCCATTTCGGCGAAACGCGAGGATAAATTCATCGCCGGGCTTTCCATGGGGGGCTACGGGGCATTCCGCATCGCCATGACGTATCCGGAACGCTATGCCGCTGCCGCAAGCCTTTCCGGTGTCGTCGATCTTATCTCGTTCAAGAACCGCCCCGATCGAATGCACGACGCTGCACTTGCCTTCGGCGATATGACGGCCGACGAGGAAAAGAAGATTGATGTGTTCGCCCGTGCAAAAGCGCTCTCGCGGAGAAAATACAAGCGCATGCCGCTATTCCAGTGTTGCGGTACCGAGGACTTCCTTTATGAAGGTAATGTTAAATTCCGCGAACATGCGAAGAAGCTGAAGCTTGATCTCACGTATGAGGAAGAAACGGGTACGCATGAGTGGGGATATTGGGATAAGAAGATACAGAACGTGCTCGCGTGGCTGCCGATACAATGATGCGGCTTGCCATCATTCTCCTTTCGGCCGCTCTTTCATTCGCAGAGACCGCCGACATTGGTACGCTTTTCTTTCACGACGAATTCGAGCGCATAGAGTCGCAGGAGGAGAAGGACGAGATCGGCAACGGATGGGACTCGAACAGCAAGACACGCGCGAAGGGCAATAAGCAGGTCGACCTTCGCGACGGCGCGATGTACCTGTACATACACAAAGAGGCGAATCATGCCATTTCGGTTTCCCATACAATGGAATTCACCAATGGATCGGTCGGTATGCGCTTTCGGCTCGATCGGCCGGAAGACAGCCTCGGCCTCGATTTTGCCGATCTCTCATGTAAAGAGGTGCATGCGGGGCATCTTTTCGCGGCGTGGTTCAGCCCGAAACAGGTGTGGCTCCGCGACCTTAAGACCGGGGCGATGAATCTCA encodes:
- a CDS encoding helix-turn-helix domain-containing protein, with amino-acid sequence MALQDKSSARRPWRIVFILCSRSPVTTAYHVRSTLRFVFGAQEICDASLCSFDLIPITLADDAAIRTELQSLKRMQFDGAIVFADDGYRRFFPNLVRAVGDKPCVRVYHPSFFPDGNTVMNDYSSIMADIFSLVKKRRHPALGFIGVMPGEHVPLWFRLYREGMAQHGMPINPSHIYGVSRENGVPVVPKPYRDLFNENSAALDHDRAKRLCTSYYRETAHAFCSSYPMPDAVIVSNPNLAHFISASTKTHGTIAPEIISMSRYIFEAFPTEHMAHVADDHEEMGQLAAAALIDILAGKRPRTGQRILLKAGIISYRSGADNGQNDPFPSMVREFVLRHYRLPNIAERLASALALNRDYLRKKVLRVSGLVLNDMIHAERVKHAKNMLSFTSMPIIDIAYAVGYDSLRTFNRIFRHVAGAAPRDFRAERRI
- a CDS encoding glycosyl hydrolase family 18 protein, whose amino-acid sequence is VLNISRIDMLMPMWFDITDTGDVRPREGCAPPYDGYRALCTSNNVLLMPIMRNFKPAKFLADMSARTAAVDAVMNAVSSYRFDGILLDIEEITKADTASHVEFAEALGARMRSEKRTFAIAVNTRSRGEWDYTRLAAASDHLFCMFYDYAGPWKKVIAPTAPMRWKENPNDIERDLTSILASGVDAKKIIFGIAFYGIDFTLNDDGSMKQAALLYHDQIERAIAGRAVESGWDADYASTWVKYIDDKKQAHIVWREDVSAYAAKTAFARSNGIRSIGIWAVTKTGGADPAIWPLLPE
- a CDS encoding alpha/beta hydrolase family protein yields the protein MALIHCDFFSESLGISSSMYVILPQTTHGQIGMKGVAKKKIFPVLYLLHGMSDDHTIWLRRTSIERYVAPLSLAVVMPAANRSFYVDQKYGYKYETFIADELPRIVSSFFPISAKREDKFIAGLSMGGYGAFRIAMTYPERYAAAASLSGVVDLISFKNRPDRMHDAALAFGDMTADEEKKIDVFARAKALSRRKYKRMPLFQCCGTEDFLYEGNVKFREHAKKLKLDLTYEEETGTHEWGYWDKKIQNVLAWLPIQ